Proteins from a genomic interval of Neovison vison isolate M4711 chromosome 4, ASM_NN_V1, whole genome shotgun sequence:
- the NOBOX gene encoding homeobox protein NOBOX: MEPTQEACPEPRGQDGGGEPPAAAPEEELLPRAAPHSRNAPSEELPRSRPAAGEKLPSEASGEPAGADSGRVSRPSGSGTLPKDTLMDSLRPGPPGEGGSFPVREAKPGKRSYSPASSKQETLSVGGLASASSPSVINSTRATHNLVPCGSGPGPCHLTNLLSTLAQNSQNTDQKRTPEVTCQVRKKTRTLYRSDQLEELERIFQEDHYPDGDKRREIAQTVGVTPQRIMVWFQNRRAKWRKVEKLNGKENKGSPVGPPLTPAGSQCRDTRATVFTLPASSTAAELPPAVPLAPEPGIFSQEPPLDTLTEPPMLLTSDQTLAPAQQSENTQRAAVTPPLFSPPPVRRVNLPFPLGPVPTPQMMPLLLDTPGSDNSHKDGPCGSWGTSVTPPSLCSYLEELEPQEYQQSPPPGPPLFPQAPQPQLYQQPQPQYSYLHPFPFPTPPSLIPPLPDDPLFSSPYGPSAGPSQGYFLGPPPGPMALQPPAGNVGTVPWSDPCLPELPFPGPFCPQAVGPPPGGDGFVPELRPAPCAPPGRPPPGGGARLDAAGPRPGPRPGPAPFLGKTREEPPATPGEEPLARREDREEDKDRCGP, translated from the exons ATGGAACCCACCCAGGAGGCCTGCCCGGAGCCGCGGG GCCAGGACGGTGGAGGCGAGCCCCCCGCTGCTGCGCCAGAGGAGGAGCTGCTGCCGAGGGCAGCCCCCCACAGCCGGAATGCCCCAAGTGAGGAACTGCCCCGGTCCCGCCCGGCCGCTGGGGAGAAGCTGCCATCAGAGGCCTCTGGAGAACCAGCTGGGGCAGATTCGGGGAGGGTGAGCCGGCCGTCTGGCTCCGGGACTCTCCCCAAAGACACACTTATGGACTCACTGAGACCTGGGCCTCCCGGGGAAGGCGGTTCCTTCCCAGTGAGAGAGGCAAAGCCAGGGAAGAGGTCCTACTCTCCAGCCTCCAGCAAGCAGGAAACGCTCAGCGTTGGGGGGCTGGCCTCCGCCTCATCTCCCAGTGTCATTAACTCCACCCGTGCCACACACAACCTAGTGCCTTGCGGGTCAGGCCCGGGGCCCTGCCATCTGACCAACCTCCTCAGCACATTGGCTCAGAACAGCCAAAACACAGATCAGAAGAGGACCCCAGAAGTGACCTGCCAAGTTCGGAAAAAGACTCGGACCCTATACCGCTCAG acCAGCTGGAAGAGCTAGAAAGAATCTTCCAAGAAGACCACTACCCAGATGGCGATAAGCGCCGGGAGATTGCCCAGACGGTGGGGGTCACCCCCCAACGCATCATG GTGTGGTTCCAGAATCGCCGGGCGAAGTGGCGAAAAGTGGAGAAGCTGAACGGAAAGGAGAACAAGGGCAGTCCTGTGGGCCCTCCCCTTACCCCTGCCGGCAGTCAGTGCAG GGACACTAGGGCTACGGtcttcactctgcctgcctctagcACTGCAGCCGAGCTGCCACCTGCTGTGCCCCTGGCCCCAGAGCCTGGTATCTTCTCTCAGGAACCCCCTCTGGATACTCTCACAG AGCCGCCCATGCTGCTGACCTCTGACCAGACTCTGGCCCCAGCCCAACAGAGTGAGAACACGCAAAGGGCAGCCGTGACCCCCCCACTCTTCAGCCCCCCACCTGTCCGAAGAGTCAACCTTCCCTTTCCCCTGGGCCCCGTCCCTACCCCCCAAATGATGCCTTTGCTTCTGGATACTCCTGGCAGTGACAACAGCCACAAAGATGGCCCCTGCGGGTCCTGGGGGACAAG TGTCACGCCACCATCCCTCTGTTCGTACTTGGAGGAGCTGGAGCCCCAGGAGTACCAGCAGAGCCCCCCGCCAGGACCGCCCCTGTTCCCCCAGGCCCCGCAGCCCCAGCTTTACCAGCAGCCTCAACCCCAGTACTCCTACCTgcaccccttccccttccccacgcCCCCCTCCCTGATCCCTCCGTTGCCGGATGACCCCCTCTTCTCGTCGCCTTATGGCCCCAGTGCGGGTCCCTCTCAGGGCTACTTCCTGGGCCCCCCGCCAGGGCCGATGGCGCTGCAGCCCCCTGCGGGGAACGTGG GCACAGTCCCTTGGAGCGACCCTTGCTTGCCAGAACTGCCTTTCCCTGGGCCCTTCTGCCCGCAGGCCGTGGGGCCCCCGCCGGGAGGCGACGGCTTCGTCCCGGAGCTGCGCCCCGCGCCCTGCGCTCCGCCCGGGAGACCACCTCCGGGTGGCGGCGCGCGGCTCGACGCGGCCGGACCCCGACCCGGACCCCGACCCGGACCGGCGCCCTTCCTCGGCAAGACCCGAGAGGAGCCGCCTGCCACCCCCGGGGAGGAGCCCCTAGCGCGGCGGGAGGACCGGGAGGAAGACAAGGACCGCTGCGGGCCCTAG